The DNA window CGCCTGAACAGGCGGCTTTGTGAAACCCATTTGTTGCGGTTCGACGGAGTAGATCGAGTTGATTAGCAGGCACGGTAGAAAGAAACACTGCGGCTGGGAAATAATTTGGTAACTAAGGTAGAGGGGCATTTCTACCCGGCAGAAAAGTCCAACTTTTTGGCGGTGAGTGATCATCTTGCCCAATCACTACATGCGATTTCCCTTCGGCCCCACAAGACCTTGTCGACCTTCGAAGAAATCGACAAGACAGACGGCGACAAAACCTTCAAGAGGCGATTTATCTCGTGCCATAAACTGGAAGAAAGACACAACAATGGCACAAAACAGCACAAAACGAAGAAAGATCGCTCATGATTCTGCCAATCATGAGACCCAAGATCAGAACGACTCAAGAAGCGCTCAGAAGTCTTTCTTTAAGAACGCTTCAAATTGGAGTCTCGAACAAGACTATGAGACGCGCCCACGCAAaggcaagaagcaaaaagagagCAACAGGCTCCCCATCAAGACAGCCGATGGTCGAATTGAGCAAGCCGAAGCGGAAAACGATGAGACTGCGTCAATTGAGAGCGACGCTGAATGGCTAGAAGGCCGCGAGGATGAAGCGGAGGAGGAAccggaggaggaggaggaggaggaggaggaaaaggagCCTGAGATCCCAGAGCCTCAGCAGATCCTTGCAGCACAGGAAGAGCTAGCAAAGATTGCTATGCAAATGAACGAGAACCCAGAGGAACACGTCGGCGCATTCAAGGCCCTCGCCAAGATCGGACAATCTAAGATTATTGCCATCCAGATGCTTGCCCTCATGACACAAATGTCTGTCTATAAAGATGTCATTCCTGGATACCGTATACGTCCCCAGACCGACAACGGACCCAGGGAAAAGCTATCCAAGGAAGTGCGTACACTGCGACAGTATGAACAAGCTCTCGTTTCTGGGTACCAGAACTACATCAAGGAGCTTTCTCGATGCTCCAAGCTTGAGGTTAGGGCTGCAAAGGGCGGGCAGAGTATGGCTACCATCGCTATCACTTGCGCGTGCACTCTCGTCACATCGGTTTCACACTTCAACTTCCACATAGATTTGCTCAAGATTCTTGTCTCGAAGCTCAGCCGGCGCAAGATTAACCAAGACGGTGTCAAGTGTTTAGAAGCTCTTCAGACGCTTTTcaaggaggacgaagaagggCGACCGACAAACGATGCGGTGGCTTTACTTtccaagatgatgaaggctCGCGAGTTCCAGGTCGATGAGAGTGTTGTGAACCTCTTTCTAAGCCTACGCCTCCTCTCCGAATTCTCGGGTAAGGCATCCAGAGACCATGTCGAGAATGATGATGCACCCCTCAAGAGGCAAAAGAAGGAATTTAGAACCAAGCGACATCGCAAGGCGCTCAAGGAACAGAAGGCCTTGGATAAGGACATGGCCAACGCTGATGCATCAGTCAGTCACGAGGAGCGTGATCGTATGCAGTCCGAGACGCTTAAGCTTGTGTTTGCAACCTATTTCCGCATTCTCAAGCTACGCATGCCTCATCTTATGGGTGCCGTTCTTGAAGGTCTTGCCAAGTACGCCCATCTCATTAACCAGGATTTCTTTGGTGATTTGTTGGAAGCACTCAAGGATCTTATCCGACACAGCGAAGAAGACGCCGCTGAGGGTCtcggtgatgaggagggtAATGAGggtgaagacgacgatgacgatatccCCATTCGCAATCTAACCCGCGAGGCCCTTCTGTGTACCGTCACAGCATACGCTCTGCTCGAGGGCCAAGACGCTCACAACTCGCGCAACGATCTGCATCTTgacctctccttcttcacaacCCATCTCTTCAAATCCCTCCTCCCACTCTCAACAAACCCCGATGTCGAGCTGACACGCCCCACCAACACAGCCAACGcaaccaccaagatcaatgTCCAAACCACAACagtccttctcctccgagCACTGACGGGTATCCTTCTTCCGCCCTGGAACATTCGATCCGTGCCACCTATGCGGCTAGCCGCCTTTTCTAAGCAGCTCATGACAACAGCACTTCAGCTCCCTGACAAGTCGTGCCAGGCTGTTTTGGTTCTTCTCAGCGATGTAGCGCACACGCACTCGAAGAAGGTCCGTAGTCTATGGAATACTGAGGAGCGTAAGGGAGATGGTCGGTACAATCCCGTGAGCGATAGTGTTGAAGGTAGCAACCCGTTTACAGCAACGGTGTGGGAGGGCGAACTGTTGAGGAAGCATTACTCACCGAAAGTCAGAGAGGGTGTCAAGATACTAGAGAAAGGGATGTCCGAGTAGGTGGCTGGTGAGTGAATACATCAGTACTGTGCACTTAATATTGAATTCGATTCCCACCTATTTAAGATCATTGAGCAGTTCACGGGTTGATAACCAATATATGTTTTACACTCATGTGTATTTTTCTACTGTCTTTCGGTATCAAAAACCAACTATAGGCTTGATTACATGGTCACATAGAATTAGATGCTCCAGCATCAGCTGAGAAGCGTCGGTTCTTGTGCCCTTCGAGAACCCTGTCCGAAACCTGTGCATATTATATCCTTGCCTCCCTTACTTAGCCCACATGGATGCACCGAGACCCTTAGTGGGCTTTCTCGGGGCACGAGCTACCTCCTCGTTATCGCCAGCAGTGCGCAGGGGCAGCTCGGTTGAGAAGGTGTCATTGATAGGTGACCTGGGCATGATTTGACTGGTGGGAGGGCCGGTGATCCGGAAGCCATTGGCATGAGTGGCAACTGGAATCGCGGTGACCATGAATTGGTCAGCAGGGACGAGTGTCTTTGTCAAGGCATGCTGCGAGGCCTCACTACCGCCCAAATCAATTGGCGATGGAGTCGCATACTGGTCTGGCATGGAAATGGCTGGCGGCGCGTGCAATCTGGACACAAAACCAGGTGCCTGCGGGCGAAGCCCATGAGGCTCTTCTGGACCTCGAAATTCCTTACAGGCAACTGGATCTTCGGCCTGCACATATTCGGATTTGGCCTCGGTGGGGGCTTGAATAGAGTCAATCTTAGTATGCTCCGAA is part of the Fusarium fujikuroi IMI 58289 draft genome, chromosome FFUJ_chr07 genome and encodes:
- a CDS encoding NOC3-like protein, which produces MAQNSTKRRKIAHDSANHETQDQNDSRSAQKSFFKNASNWSLEQDYETRPRKGKKQKESNRLPIKTADGRIEQAEAENDETASIESDAEWLEGREDEAEEEPEEEEEEEEEKEPEIPEPQQILAAQEELAKIAMQMNENPEEHVGAFKALAKIGQSKIIAIQMLALMTQMSVYKDVIPGYRIRPQTDNGPREKLSKEVRTLRQYEQALVSGYQNYIKELSRCSKLEVRAAKGGQSMATIAITCACTLVTSVSHFNFHIDLLKILVSKLSRRKINQDGVKCLEALQTLFKEDEEGRPTNDAVALLSKMMKAREFQVDESVVNLFLSLRLLSEFSGKASRDHVENDDAPLKRQKKEFRTKRHRKALKEQKALDKDMANADASVSHEERDRMQSETLKLVFATYFRILKLRMPHLMGAVLEGLAKYAHLINQDFFGDLLEALKDLIRHSEEDAAEGLGDEEGNEGEDDDDDIPIRNLTREALLCTVTAYALLEGQDAHNSRNDLHLDLSFFTTHLFKSLLPLSTNPDVELTRPTNTANATTKINVQTTTVLLLRALTGILLPPWNIRSVPPMRLAAFSKQLMTTALQLPDKSCQAVLVLLSDVAHTHSKKVRSLWNTEERKGDGRYNPVSDSVEGSNPFTATVWEGELLRKHYSPKVREGVKILEKGMSE